Genomic DNA from Solanum pennellii chromosome 3, SPENNV200:
AATAAAGCTATAAGAATGAAtcgtaaataaaaaatacacatGACTCGCCATGATTTCGTTTTGCATcttaaaattttagaagaatactctgcaaataaaaatatatgaattttatagAGTAATTTTGAAAtctctaattaaaatttaattttagatCACTAATTTTATTAAATCGCCTCCTGATTAAATTTTCTTGGTAGACGTCTTTCTCAGTTACCATTATTCGATCGTGTCATTTCTTTTAAACAATTTCCATGTCATCTTTGGTAATTTCGTGGTATTTTCCTATGTGAAGATGAACAAAAGTGGACAATTATGTGAGATCATCATCCTCCCAATAAATATTGCTCTAAAGAACAACTATTCATAACACTATTATAATATAATCTaaactttaaaaaaacttttgaaatatatgtatgttggagcagttgaaaaataaattaataaatttaaaatacaatCATAGTAAGGTTGATGCAAATAAGTATGTTATTGGTACTTCGTATGCATGCATTTAATTAGTAAGTTTGAATGACTCCTTTCATTTTTTGataacattttaactttaattatttacttgacatattaaaaattataaaattaaaaaatactttgatatatttgacataattttattttagaatcacaaaattaaaaagttatgtcATGTCTCACACGAGTCTatgatagaaaatatttttcaattttttcatgtttgattggggataaaagtttgaaaaatattttccaaatcaattcattttcctcaaaattaaggaaaattactttccttcaaaaattaaggaaaacattttccaaaactctcctctaatttcaaattacaatttttttggaaaaaaacatcaattttttaaaaaatattttcaatttcaaaattttatttttttcaccagATCCCTGAACTCTCCCCCACCCACCACCGGCCANNNNNNNNNNNNNNNNNNNNNNNNNNNNNNNNNNNNNNNNNNNNNNNNNNNNNNNNNNNNNNNNNNNNNNNNNNNNNNNNNNNNNNNNNNNNNNNNNNNNNNNNNNNNNNNNNNNNNNNNNNNNNNNNNNNNNNNNNNNNNNNNNNNNNNNNNNNNNNNNNNNNNNNNNNNNNNNNNNNNNNNNNNNNNNNNNNNNNNNNNNNNNNNNNNNNNNNNNNNNNNNNNNNNNNNNNNNNNNNNNNNNNNNNNNNNNNNNNNNNNNNNNNNNNNNNNNNNNNNNNNNNNNNNNNNNNNNNNNNNNNNNNNNNNNNNNNNNNNNNNNNNNNNNNNNNNNNNNNNNNNNNNNNNNNNNNNNNNNNNNNNNNNNNNNNNNNNNNNNNNNNNNNNNNNNNNNNNNNNNNNNNNNNNNNNNNNNNNNNNNNNNNNNNNNNNNNNNNNNNNNNNNNNNNNNNNNNNNNNNNNNNNNNNNNNNNNNNNNNNNNNNNNNNNNNNNNNNNNNNNNNNNNNNNNNNNNNNNNNNNNNNNNNNNNNNNNNNNNNNNNNNNNNNNNNNNNNNNNNNNNNNNNNNNNNNNNNNNNNNNNNNNNNNNNNNNNNNNNNNNNNNNNNNNNNNNNNNNNNNNNNNNNNNNNNNNNNNNNNNNNNNNNNNNNNNNNNNNNNNNNNNNNNNNNNNNNNNNNNNNNNNNNNNNNNNNNNNNNNNNNNNNNNNNNNNNNNNNNNNNNNNNNNNNNNNNNNNNNNNNNNNNNNNNNNNNNNNNNNNNNNNNNNNNNNNNNCCCCCCCCAACCCTCACCATCatcccaaaaaataataattttgtttctaaaaaatattttcaatttcataaatcattttttgctctagtaaaaaatataagatgtctctaaaaaacatttttcattcataaatcaaacattaAGAATCATTTCCGGagaatattttctactcaccaaccaaacatgagaaaataagtccaaaatctacttgttttccaagaaaacattttctaagaaaatattttccatgaaaaacattttcctccgtaccaaacacacccttcaTCACCACTCATATCTCTGTTGGTCTATTTTCGATAACTTGGCCATGACATTCAAGTAATTACGATTAATTATGAAGTAAGCTGAAAGAAAACgacaaataacaataataataacatatctCATATAGTTCTACGAGTgagatttgaaaaaatatagatatatcATAGACCTTATTTGTAATTTGACACTCAACACACAACGATGTATTATCAATTTACCGTAGTAAATCGAAAGACAGTTTATACGATCTAAATTCTAAACAAAACACCATATTATACCGACAATCAAGAGAGTATGTGCATTACGTACCTAGGCATTAATTAGCCTAAATTAATAGAGTCATTGTAGTACTTATTGTACGTTGTACTAGTACTTAGTTTCGACAACATTTATTTGGAGTTTACGAAAATgacattatttttgtaaaatattccTATTTGCTTAgatcatataaataataaatagtcTTAAACACCGAAAGTAATGGTGTAAGAAACTTTCTCGAATTTTATTTCAACATATGTTTTAATTGATTTGTATTAAACAACATAAACACTCAATTAGCTTCATATATGGAGTTATGTTATTCTTTCATAGCCATATACTAGCAGTGTTTGATGTCATGTTGATTAGGAAATGACATTATTATCGCATTTTTTCCAATAATGTTCGATCTCTAGGAAAACAAGTTCCTTAAGAAATGAGGAAAATGAATTTCctaataaaaataggaaaaaagaaGTTTTACTCGTGACATTTCATGTGGATTGTGTCCTCTCTACTCTCCAACACACCTCATCTTTACCTTAACGCAATAGTCCTCATCCCACCATCCGACATCCCTACCTCCCTATCCCCACCTTCATAGTATTTATACAAATGCTTTTAGGATAATAGTTTTTGCTTACCTACTGAATACaagaaaataagttaaaaactCTAACATTTTTCAtgtcgtaccaaacacaccctacaTGAAAAATTCTTAGTTAATCTAATTAACAGTTACTATACAACTTATTTCTGTTATGACTGCAAAAATAGTGATGATTCTAGGAGTGCAACAGTAATGCAGCTTTTTGTTGCTAATATCTCAACAGATGTTTCTTCGAGTCTTTACAGCTCCTATTTCCATGTGTGCGTGCATGCAATTTTTAACTCAAAACTATACTTGTGCTTGTAAGACGGATGGAGTAGATATAGTgttaaaagaatgataaaagtctcGTATTGGTGGATAATGAGATGGATCGACTTCTTATAAGACTTgagcaatcctcctccctttgagctagtttttgagTATGAATTAGACACAAGACCTAATTTAATATATAGGTTGATTGCAAAGGCGAGCAAACAGTTATCCGATTCTTACatacaaattgaaataaatgtaCAATCGATCACACCTTTTGTTCCAATGAAATAAGTAAAATGTTCCGAAAGTAGTTTCACACAGTAAGGTTAAAAAAATTCTCATATTACCAAAATTGCTTCAGCATGGGAATTAAGCTGTACAAAGTCGAGTTCATATTAAAATTGAGTAATTATGACTCTTTACTGAAATAAATATGATGTAATCGATCAAATACTCGCTACATGCTATGTACAATTCTGAGTCAGAAGTCGTACAACAAGATCTAGAGAATAAATAGACTTGTGTCTTCAGTTTTTCATGATTCAGCTTGCTGACTTTCTTTCTTTTGGCGCGACTTGTGGTGGATCCTGGGAAACAGTAGATCATTAAGTTGTCTTTCAGCACTATACTCCGATGAGGCCTGCAAAAAAACATTCTATTACCGTTTCACGTACACTGGGTAAAAGAAAAATGCAGGCAACAAGAATACAATGAGTGTGTTTGGCAGGGAGGAAATTATTTTCTCGAAAATACCATGTTTGGTTAGTTTTAACATTTTGGAAATGTGTTGGCCTGGCTAGCTGGGCTGGATCAAGACTGGACTTGGAACAGGTTAATGGACCAGGTGCAATGCTGATCTGTTCCATTAGCTGAAGCACGACTACTGGAAGGAGTAGAAGTTCAATGAAAGCTAGAAGAATAGAAAAATCAGAAGACCGAGGAAGTTGGTAAAAGATCAGAGGTGAACTCCATCAAAACAAGTGGATGAAGGAATGTTGAAGTGAAGCAGAAGTCTTCCACTCAAATACGGCGTATGGAAGAGTTTGACTTCACAAGGTGGTTGTGAACAACTATACCTCAATGATCTGAAGTTAAAAACAAAGAACTCTTTCGTAGAAGAAGATAAGGCACTCACACAAGAAGCAAAGACAGAACTCAACCAAATAAGCAACAGCTATTGAGACTCaagttttgacttatttttcaAAGCAGCCTCTGATAGAAAGAACCGGACTGAAGAACTTGCTCAGGCTTGGGAGTCTATGCAACTGTCATGTCTAAAGGATTGAAGAACTTGTCTCAGGCTTAGAAGTCTATGCAACTGTCAGGTCTAAAAATTCTCGAATTAGGGTGATTATCAAGTTGTACCTTTTCAGCTTTCCTAGAAGCAATTGTTTAGGAATAAACAGAATTAGAAGTTGGATTTCAAGTTGGGATAACTTGAAAAACGAAGCAACTATCTGCGAATATTATTGCTTTGGGGATTAGAGTTACTTCCTAGCTGCAACTCTtgtaattaaattatgttaagGTCATTGATTTAGTGGATTTGGGTCAAATCCTACAAAGGTGCAGGTTGTGGTTTTTCGCCTTTATAAGTTGGGTGTTTTCATGTAAAAACagtgtctttttttttcttttgagaagGTAACGATGTAAAGACACTGTCTTCTTCACTGCAATTATTAGACTAATAAATAGCTAGAAGAAACCTGTAAAGTAACAGGGATCATAGCTTAAGCGAAAATTAGGCATAACTCACCTGAGTTACTAGGACGTGCACAATATCAAGGAGACAAGTCATTTTCCGTTTACTCTCCCACGTCATTTCCAACTGATCGTTTCAACCCACCCAGCCCACCCTCATCCAAACCCCCACCCCTCCACCAACTCCCCACTCCTTCAAATCGCCCTCCCAAATTCAGTGGTGGATCCAAAAAGATTATATTATGGCTGCTCGGTTAACACATTCCAATAAATTACTAAATTTTGTACTTGAATAATAATGTTTGTCACAAAAGGCGGAGAGTGCTTAAGCACCCCTAATACATATATAGGCCCCGCCACTGCCCAAACTCCTTGGCCCCATCCCCTAAAAGTTAGTTATGCCATGGTATCttctttgaaatatattaatgcTTACTTACCAAATACCAAAAAATATGTGAGAAAATACTCATTTTCCCATGAAGACCCGAGTATCGACAATGAGAGAAGACTCGGAGCACTTCCCTGTATTCAGGGTGTGGTGTCATGGTGTGTGTTATTTGCGGATGTAGTTTTGATTGACGAGACTCACAACGGAGTAAACGCTAAGTTGGATGTTTGGAGACAAAACCTGGAGTCTCAAGGGTTCAGATTAAGCAGGACCAAGACTGAATACTTGGAGTGCAAGTTCAGTGATATGATGCATGAGGCTGATGTGGAAGTGAGGCTTGATAATGCAGATCATCCAGAAGAGAGGTAGTTTCATCTTGGGTCAATTAGCCAAGGAAATGGAGAGGTTGACAAGGGTATGGTAAAGGGTGGATGAAATAGAGGCTTGCTTTGGAGTTTTGTGTGCTAAGGTGTCACCTAGACTTAAAAGGAAAGTTCTACAAAGTGGTAGTTAGACCAACTATCTCTCACATTCAGAAGATTAACAGATGCCGCAGCGATGAGGAGATGCACGGATGGCCCAGTGTAGAGGTTTGAGAGATTTGTTATTGATGGATTCAAGAGAAGGACATGAGGAAGTTGTAGCTTGAGGACATGACTTTAGATGGGAAGGTGTGGAGGACACGAATTAGGGTTGAAGGTTAGTAAGTGTTTACTACTAGTTGGCAGGAGTGTCTTGTCTTGTTGCCCTTTTTATTAGTCGTAGGACTACTTTTGTAGTTCCTTGTTCTTTGATTTCTGCAACTATCCATTATTTCGTGTAGTTTGTTTGtagtattattttgttatagtaCAATTTTGTTACTCTCTGTTGTTTTTGTTACTATCGATTGTCTATTGTATTTTCATTGTGTCTTTTCCAGAACGTCTTTGTCTTGAGCCAGGGGTCTATCAGAAACAGTTTCTCTACCAGATCCCATTGGGTGGAACcacattgggtatgttgttgtatagGACACCATATGTCTTCAAGGTTTCAACTTTTCTCTTGCTGAGAAGAAATTAGAACAAAAATGGACTACCTTCGGTAGTAGAACACATAATCCCAATAACCTAGAAGGTAAGATGaataaatcatatcatatcatatcatattcatatattacaaaaagcatgaataaaaaaagttgaaagttaaattacgattttaccctttctataaattaaattgttataaaatatttaaatattagattgtataaatttgattaaatgtcaatgacttttagacttcctaagattaattgctaattaaatatctaatttattaatatttatcatctataatctatatgtatataataattataattttttttaaaaaaaaagtttttaccTAAATTGCTATACTTTTCCTCTTCTTATAAACTTTTCCTTAACCcctctcatgaataatataatttatgtggataaagtattatcttttatgataaataacgaaatttaataatttaaaggatGCAAATCAACAAAATGGAGACACACATTGATAATGTCCTCTTGATTATTAtaaaagaatgactctagcttcacaaaattaaattcattgatgcttaattacatgataagaactttagttgttctttcTACATGGTTtgctaacttttttttttttttcatattcttcatttatttattattattttctaactacttattcaacttttatactcttaatGTTCATAACTCTCGTCTTTTCATATACTCTTAATGTTCATAACTCTCggcttttcatattcataacctccaaatatttaaactaaaactttaagatatcttttgatattccttctaCTCTATCTATAtgaattcaacttctttatatCATAAAACCCCTACCAAGATTATtaggttattatttttattctatagtcAAAGTAGATGAAGAAGACTCTTGGATTTTGATAGGATATTGAAGGAATTGATAAGAACTCAGAAagttatgtactaattttgtacttattttttcatctatatatacatCAGTCTTATATGAATAATGTCTACgttgtattttttcttaaatctgtttctttgtcttttctattagacttcttaatttagttttctatgaatgttttattgccgtaagtctttattttcttattttgtaattgttacattttattattcattacaatttacatatatatttccatGAAATTTTAATCATTCTAATGtatctataaaaattcacatgaaacaCACGTACGAAGCACGTGTGTAGAAACTAGTATAAGAAAATGTATGTGCAGGTTGCCTTCCCCTTTTCCTTATTCAATTTggcttttcaaaaaatttcacataaGATACCCCTTAATTGGTTTTacattaaatttcaatttttggcTATTGAAGACATAATTGAGTAAGTATAAATGTGCCCTCTCTAATTGCTTGGGGTTTAAATAAAGTGGTCACATACTTCATGTTCGCATCACAGCATGCGAAAGTCTTCTTTTCACGTTTCACCGTCAATCTTCTAACATCAACAACGCCTCAGTCCCAAACAATTTGGGGTCAGAGATATTAATCCTTAGTGACCATGTTTCTCACAACCACTCTTCATTGAAAAGACACACACATGTTTTGCCAATAACAATGAATCAGGCATGCATCTGAAGGTATGCAAGACATAAATATGCCTCTTTATCAGAGTAATCTTTTAGATGTCGTGACCACACACATCAATGAGTCTGTTTTTCAGTTTATGTCAAGGACTTTGATCCACAAAGAAGGAACTCATTTACGATACAATAGATATTCAACAAGACTAGAAATTAAGGATGGAGTCCCAAAACTCCTAAGAATATAAAGCATTACAATATCTTACCCGCTTTCTAAATGAAAACCGAAGTGTTTGGACTTGTGTTCCAGAGCAAACTCTCAAGTCAAAACCAAGGCTGTCCACACCAATCAGAGACACCTCCTGCCATAAATTGCAAGAAGAAACTCTAGATGAATACGCCGGCTAGCATCATACTTAATAGAAGATCTAGTTCAGTATAAGACACATTTCCATCGTAAACACAGACACACTcgtattttcaaaaaaaacaaaataaataacagACCCCAAATCATCTGTTTCAATTTAAAATTCTGACTAAAATACCAGACATTGTTATCAGGAAAAAAAGTTTGTTTTAGGTTTCGGACATTTTATCTTCCAATCACATGTTCAGGTTTCTCTTcttatcttatatttttaaaatattctccAGCGCATGAGCAAAGGGAGGTTGAGTTGCAtggttttcttaaaaaaaatttccctGTAGACCAATCCCTGGGTTGTACAGCAATGAACTTCTGAGGATAGAAAAAGAAGTAAATCTACTGATCTCAGAACAATATTTGAATCTAAGATACAGGCTGAAGGACCATTACCTCCACTTGAATTCCCTTGCATCTCCAACAGAGAGATCTAAGAGCCTGCATAGTCTTCTCTCCAGCAGCTTTAAGCCGAGATATTATTTTGGCAGCTGAATGTACAATTGCATCAGACCTAGCTCTCCTAAAATCATCTAACTCAACAAAGATCTGTAAGCaccaaaataagaaaacatcAACTTGGTAATCCCTGAATAATGGTGAATATGTACACGGGAATCTCCCACAAGCAGAAAATGGTCAAAGAATGCCGATAGAGAACTGgtcaaatttcatttaaaacaattgaaagagaaaaaaaaaagaacatccCATGGATCTTGTGTACGAGATTCACTTGGTAGGGAAAATCCACAGTGAAAGTATCACATCATTTATCATCCTCCATGACACAAAACAGTTTAAGAATCCTGCTTATGGAGTCAATTTTCCGAAACTAGATTTCAACTTGGCATACAAACTTGTATAATTCAGGATAGACATTTTTTCTGTTCAGAAATTGAATGAAAAAGAGTAccctcttttcctttttctgttCTAATGATAGTTATTCCTTCATATTCCTgacttgttaaattaaatattcatttattgtTGCTCTCTGTGCCATCAGAACTTATTGAAGTCCACAATGATTCTCCATATGACAATAAGTTTCGAGATgaccaaaataattaatgtaaataCAGAAAGTGCACTACCTAAACTGAGACACGTGGAGAGGCAAGAAGGGAATGCTAACCAACAACAATCAAGGTTGAACCACATAAAACCTACACACAGGTACCTGATTCCCATTGGAAGAAATTAACTGAATTCTGATCATCTCTAGCTTGTAAAATGAAGTTCCATTTCCTAAGATCTCATCCTTTTCCAATTCTTCCCAACTTGGGTTCTCTTGTGATGATCCACTCTCATGTTTGTGGCCATTTATTTGAACACCACCCTTTCCTTTGTGGTCATCATCTTTTTCTATCCGGTTTAAGTCCGTGTCACTCAATGTATCTTCAGATATCTGCTTTTGAATCGTAGTATGCTCTTCCAGGAAGGATGGCCTTAGAAGGCCTTGTATAGCAAGACCTGCAGGAGGCTGGTCCATGAAATCTATGGGGTCATCAGTCACAACCTGAGAAGCAAAGAAGACGACAAATGAAGTGGCTTAAATTACCAATTAGATAGCAGATGCAGAAGGTTTAATGCCAGCATGTgcagaaaaataaatgtttaacAGTGCTGATTTCCCTCAATAGGAAATCGATTTACTGTTTCTcttaaatttaactttgaatTTTCATGGCGTGAAATCAATGATGTAGAGAATCACCTCAGCAATCTTTTTGGCAAAATACATTGGATGAGAAGAGCGCATGGTTTCTAATTTAGCCCAATCCCCCAATGACCCATCAGAATCCCCATCCTgatcttcatc
This window encodes:
- the LOC107014245 gene encoding uncharacterized protein At3g49140-like, giving the protein MLMVEPAAVAVRFPAGNFNRTSRRFSHSASFFIPRNKIRRLTTEYCGGRIRTGKGKCGIKASARDQPNASSGPVKQNAKPSRYHPFEDISDSENGENEEAQLSPAETARTIIEVNSKATLMFSGVVNNEVQENIFWPDLPYITDELGNIYFQVKNDEDILQTLTAEENVVQVIIGLDTAEMLRELESFGQSEVDYGIDDFDDEDSDIDDEDDLDEDDNDDGDSDEDWVAIVDDEDQDGDSDGSLGDWAKLETMRSSHPMYFAKKIAEVVTDDPIDFMDQPPAGLAIQGLLRPSFLEEHTTIQKQISEDTLSDTDLNRIEKDDDHKGKGGVQINGHKHESGSSQENPSWEELEKDEILGNGTSFYKLEMIRIQLISSNGNQIFVELDDFRRARSDAIVHSAAKIISRLKAAGEKTMQALRSLCWRCKGIQVEEVSLIGVDSLGFDLRVCSGTQVQTLRFSFRKRASSEYSAERQLNDLLFPRIHHKSRQKKESQQAES